A single region of the Streptomyces sp. NBC_00236 genome encodes:
- a CDS encoding HAD-IC family P-type ATPase gives MTQRAIDPSGEQPTGSSGPPGTGRPVKIDAGSELDPVHPVDPPAPAAAARGLTAAEVAERIARGEVNDVPVRSSRSVTEIVRANVLTRFNLIIGVLWVIMLFVAPIQDSLFGFVIIANTGIGIVQEWRAKKTLDSLAVIGEAKPTVRRDGVAAEVSVSEIVLGDLVELGPGDKVIVDGTVTEADSLEIDESLLTGEADPVLKRTGDPVMSGSFVVAGGGAFTATKVGREAYAAQLAEEASRFTLVQSELRSGISTILKYVTWMMIPTAIGLIISQLVVKDNNFKESVARTVGGIVPMIPEGLVLLTSVAFAIGVVRLGRKQCLVQELPAIEGLARVDVVCLDKTGTLTEGGMDVSEVRALNGTDEPYLRRVLGAFGASDPRPNASLQAIIDTYPVPEGQAWTVTQALPFSSARKYSGAAFDEGEGRESSWLLGAPDVLLPEADPALTEIEQLNEQGLRVLLLARARGELDAPDSADGAVPSALVVLEQRLRPDAGETLAYFADQRVATKVISGDNAVSVGAVAAKLGLPGAEHTMDARKLPTDPDAMATAMEENTVFGRVTPQQKRDMVAALQSRGHTVAMTGDGVNDVLALKDADIGVSMGSGSEATRAVAQIVLLNNSFATLPSVVAEGRRVIGNITRVATLFLTKTVYSVLLAVLVVCFQVEYPFLPRHLTLLSTLTIGVPAFFLALAPNKERAHPHFVRRVMRYAIPSGTIAAAATFTMYLIARNHYSGTGALDAETSAATLTLFLVSMWVLAIIARPYTWWRICLVAAMGLAFLIVLVVPWLQDFFALKLVGTTMPWTAVGIAVVASVALEYAWRLVGRRFPA, from the coding sequence ATGACTCAGCGGGCAATCGATCCCTCCGGGGAACAGCCGACAGGTTCCTCCGGACCCCCCGGCACCGGCCGGCCGGTGAAGATCGACGCCGGTTCCGAACTCGACCCGGTCCACCCGGTGGACCCGCCCGCCCCGGCCGCCGCCGCCCGCGGACTGACCGCGGCCGAGGTCGCCGAGCGGATCGCCCGCGGCGAGGTCAACGACGTACCGGTGCGCTCGTCCCGGTCCGTGACCGAGATCGTCCGCGCCAACGTCCTCACCCGGTTCAACCTGATCATCGGCGTGCTCTGGGTGATCATGCTGTTCGTCGCGCCGATCCAGGACAGCCTCTTCGGCTTCGTGATCATCGCCAACACCGGCATCGGCATCGTGCAGGAGTGGCGGGCCAAGAAGACCCTGGACAGCCTCGCGGTCATCGGCGAGGCGAAACCCACGGTGCGGCGGGACGGGGTGGCGGCCGAGGTCTCCGTCTCCGAGATCGTCCTCGGCGACCTCGTCGAGCTGGGCCCCGGCGACAAGGTCATCGTGGACGGCACGGTCACCGAGGCCGACAGCCTGGAGATCGACGAGTCCCTGCTCACCGGCGAAGCCGACCCGGTGCTGAAACGGACCGGGGACCCCGTCATGTCCGGCAGCTTCGTCGTCGCCGGCGGCGGCGCCTTCACCGCGACGAAGGTCGGCCGCGAGGCCTACGCCGCGCAGCTCGCCGAGGAGGCCTCCCGCTTCACGCTCGTCCAGTCGGAGCTGCGCAGCGGCATCTCCACCATCCTCAAGTACGTCACCTGGATGATGATCCCGACCGCGATCGGCCTGATCATCAGCCAGCTCGTCGTCAAGGACAACAACTTCAAGGAGTCGGTCGCCCGGACCGTCGGCGGCATCGTCCCGATGATCCCCGAGGGTCTGGTCCTGCTCACCTCGGTCGCCTTCGCGATCGGTGTCGTACGGCTGGGGCGCAAGCAGTGCCTGGTCCAGGAGCTCCCCGCCATCGAAGGGCTGGCCCGGGTCGACGTCGTCTGCCTGGACAAGACCGGCACCCTCACCGAGGGCGGCATGGACGTCAGCGAAGTCCGCGCGCTGAACGGGACGGACGAGCCGTACCTGCGCCGCGTCCTCGGGGCCTTCGGTGCCTCCGACCCGCGGCCCAACGCCAGCCTCCAGGCCATCATCGACACCTACCCGGTCCCCGAGGGCCAGGCCTGGACCGTCACCCAGGCGCTGCCGTTCTCCTCGGCCCGCAAGTACAGCGGCGCCGCGTTCGACGAGGGCGAGGGGCGTGAGTCGTCCTGGCTGCTCGGCGCCCCGGACGTGCTGCTCCCGGAGGCGGACCCGGCCCTCACCGAGATCGAGCAGCTCAACGAGCAGGGCCTGCGGGTCCTGCTGCTCGCCCGCGCGCGGGGCGAACTCGACGCCCCGGACAGCGCCGACGGGGCCGTGCCGAGCGCGCTGGTCGTCCTGGAACAGCGGCTGCGGCCCGACGCCGGGGAGACCCTCGCCTACTTCGCCGACCAGCGGGTCGCCACGAAGGTGATCTCCGGGGACAACGCCGTCTCGGTCGGCGCCGTCGCCGCGAAGCTCGGGCTGCCGGGCGCCGAGCACACCATGGACGCACGCAAACTGCCGACCGACCCCGACGCGATGGCCACCGCCATGGAGGAGAACACGGTCTTCGGCCGCGTCACCCCGCAGCAGAAGCGGGACATGGTCGCCGCCCTCCAGTCCCGCGGCCACACCGTCGCGATGACCGGCGACGGCGTCAACGACGTCCTCGCCCTCAAGGACGCCGACATCGGCGTCTCGATGGGCTCGGGCTCGGAGGCGACCCGGGCGGTCGCCCAGATCGTGCTCCTGAACAACAGCTTCGCGACGCTGCCCTCCGTCGTCGCCGAGGGCCGCCGGGTCATCGGCAACATCACCCGGGTCGCCACGCTGTTCCTCACGAAGACCGTCTACTCGGTTCTGCTGGCCGTCCTGGTCGTCTGCTTCCAGGTCGAGTACCCGTTCCTGCCCCGCCATCTGACCCTGCTGTCGACGCTGACGATCGGCGTCCCGGCGTTCTTCCTGGCCCTGGCGCCGAACAAGGAACGGGCCCATCCGCACTTCGTGCGCCGCGTCATGCGGTACGCGATCCCGTCGGGCACCATCGCGGCCGCCGCCACCTTCACGATGTACCTGATCGCCCGGAACCACTACTCCGGTACGGGCGCGCTGGACGCGGAGACGAGCGCCGCCACGCTCACGCTGTTCCTGGTCTCGATGTGGGTCCTGGCGATCATCGCGCGCCCCTACACCTGGTGGCGGATCTGTCTGGTGGCGGCGATGGGCCTGGCGTTCCTGATCGTGCTCGTGGTGCCGTGGCTCCAGGACTTCTTCGCCCTGAAGCTGGTGGGCACGACGATGCCGTGGACGGCGGTGGGCATCGCCGTGGTGGCCTCGGTCGCCCTGGAGTACGCCTGGCGCCTGGTGGGCCGCCGCTTCCCGGCGTAG